A part of Liolophura sinensis isolate JHLJ2023 chromosome 1, CUHK_Ljap_v2, whole genome shotgun sequence genomic DNA contains:
- the LOC135482336 gene encoding ATP synthase subunit d, mitochondrial-like — translation MAARRLAKSAVDWTAFAERVPPAQKEYFRAFKARSEGFVNRVHQYPEKLPAIDFAFYKRALASPALAEQFEKSYQGLNIPYPKDKSNLAAKVDSEKSAAEATSKSLVKELQEEISQAKQVLSKLDSLPPPEHMTLEMYSYYFPENDLDPNKPTHWPHTPEFQPANKKDLLM, via the exons ATGGCAGCACGAAGGTTGGCGAAGTCGGCGGTCGACTGGACGGCGTTTGCCGAAAGGGTGCCTCCAGCACAAAAAGAATATTTCCGTGCATTTAAAGCACGGTCAGAAGGCTTTGTAAATCG GGTACATCAGTATCCAGAAAAACTGCCTGCTATAGACTTTGCTTTCTACAAAAGAGCTTTGGCTTCTCCTGCTCTTGCAGAGCAATTCGAAAAGTCA tATCAAGGATTGAATATCCCATACCCCAAGGATAAATCTAACTTGGCAGCAAAGGTGGATTCAGAGAAGTCTGCTGCT GAGGCAACTAGCAAGAGCCTTGTGAAAGAGCTGCAAGAAGAAATATCTCAGGCTAAACAAGTG CTATCCAAACTGGACTCATTGCCTCCGCCTGAGCATATGACCTTGGAGATGTACAGTTATTACTTCCCTGAGAATGACCTTGACCCCAACAAGCCAACTCACTGGCCACACACCCCAGAATTCCAGCCTGCTAACAAGAAAGATCTCCTTATGTAA
- the LOC135466440 gene encoding BTB/POZ domain-containing protein KCTD5-like, whose protein sequence is MATEKMDVNHSSCPDGDGKAKNSQWVKLNVGGTLFMTTRTTLCRDPKSFLYRLCQEDPDLHSDKDENGAYLIDRDPTYFGPVLNYLRHGKLVINKDLAEEGILEEAEFYNITDLIKLAKEKIQERVAKQNQSHMKNVYRVLQCSEEELTQMVSTMSDGWKFEQLVNIGSQYNYGSEDHAEFLCVVSKECPNIVNGPDNEPTDRAKVLQQKGSRM, encoded by the exons ATGGCGACTGAGAAAATGGATGTTAACCATTCCAGTTGTCCAGATGGAGATGGGAAAGCCAAGAACAGCCAGTGGGTGAAATTAAATGTTGGCGGGACCCTTTTTATGACGACGAGGACGACGTTATGTCGAGATCCCAAGTCATTTCTCTACCGCTTGTGTCAGGAGGATCCAGATTTACACTCTGATAAG GATGAGAATGGTGCTTATCTTATAGACAGAGATCCCACTTACTTTGGACCAGTGCTAAATTATCTACGTCATGGTAAACTGGTCATCAACAAAGACTTGGCAGAGGAAG gtATCTTAGAAGAAGCAGAATTCTATAATATTACAGATTTAATAAAACTAGCCAAGGAGAAAATTCAGGAAAGGGTAGCTAAACAAAACCAG TCACATATGAAGAATGTTTACCGAGTTCTACAGTGCTCAGAAGAAGAGCTTACACAGATGGTTTCAACTATGTCAGATGGTTGGAAGTTCGAACAG CTGGTAAATATTGGGTCACAGTACAATTATGGCAGCGAGGACCATGCAGAGTTCCTCTGTGTAGTATCGAAGGAATGCCCTAACATTGTGAATGGGCCTGATAATGAACCGACTGACCGAGCTAAG GTTTTGCAGCAGAAGGGGTCAAGAATGTGA